The following nucleotide sequence is from Allocatelliglobosispora scoriae.
CAGGTCGGGGATGCCCAGCGCGATCAGGACGCCGACCGCCGCGACCAGCGACGAGATGAGGAAGACCGGGTGCAGCGATCCGGTCAGCGCGGTCTCGACGGCGTTGCGCAGCGGGCCGGGGAGCAGCTTGATCTGCGCCGGTGACGCGATGGTGATCACCTGGTCCTTGAACCTGGCGGCGATGTCGGCGGGCAGTTGCTGCAGCGCGGCGGGCATCGCGTCGGCGAGCTTCGTGGCGAGGTTGTTGTTGAGCACCGTGCCGAGGATCGCGACGCCGAAGGAACCACCGAGCGACCGGAAGAAGGTCGAGGTGGAGGTGCCCGCGCCGAGGTCCTTGGGGTCGATGGCGTTCTGCAGACCGAGGATGAGGGTCTGCATCGACATGCCGAGGCCGATGCCGACGACGACCATGTAGATGAACGAGACCCACAGCGGCGACGTGACCTTCAGGTGGCTGAAGAGGAAGAGGCCGACCGCCATCGTCGCGATGCCGACGACCGGGAACCACTTGTAGCGGCCGATCTTCGCCGTCGCCGCGCCCACGATGATCGAGGTGAAGATGATGCCGGCCATCATCGGCAGCATCAGCAGTCCGGACGCGGTGGGTGTCGCGCCCTTGACGATCTGCAGGTAGAGCGGGATGTAGATGATCGAGCCGAACATCGCGAAGCCGACGACGAAGCTCGCCGCGTTGCTGAGCGAGAAGGTCCGGTTCTTGAACAGGCGCAGCGGCAGGATCGGCTCGACTGCCTTCGTCTCGATGTAGATGAACAGCGCGCTCAGGATGGCACCGGCCACGAAGAGCGTGATGATCGTGGGGGAGCCCCAGGCGTACTCGGATCCGCCCCAGGAGAGCGCGAGCAGCAGGCAGCTCACACCGGCGACCATCGCTGCGGCACCCAGCCAGTCGATCTTGTGCTGGCGGTGCGGGACGTTGACGTGGCGCAGCACCTGGTTGCAGAGGATGAGCGCGATGATGCCGAGCGGCAGGTTGATGTAGAAGATCCAGCGCCAGTTGTGCTCGGCGAAGTATCCACCGACGAGCGGCCCGGCCACCGACGAGACGCCGAAGACGGCGCCGAAGAATCCCTGGTAGCGGCCGCGCTCGCGGGGCGGCACCACGTCGGAGACGATGGTGAAGGCGAGCGTCATCAGACCGCCGGCGCCGAGACCCTGCACGCCGCGGAAGATGATGAGCTGCGTCATGTTCTGCGAGAGGCCTGCCAGCAGTGAGCCGAGCAGGAACATGCCGATCGCGAAGAGCAGGACCGGGCGCCGCCCGTAGAGGTCGGAGATCTTGCCGTAGAGCGGGGTCGACGCGGTCGAGGCGAGCAGGTAGGCCGTGACCACCCATGAGTAGTGGCTCAGGCCGCCGAGCTCGCCGACGATCGTGGGCAGGGCGGTGCCGACGATCGTCTGGTCGAGAGCCGCGAGCAGCATCGCGAGCATGAGGCCGGCGAGCAGCCAGTAGAGCTGACGTTTCGAGAGCTGCACACCTGGACGCGTCATATGACCATCCTGATGTTGGTTTCTCCTACTCGGAGGGAAAACCGGTGAAACTCATTGGACAGGCTGGGCCGTGACGTGCACCATCGCGCCTGTGAGCAGACGATTCGCCATGGACCTGAGCCCCCTGAAGCGCTACCGGGACTTCCGATTGCTCTTCATCGCGCTCTCGGTCTCGAGCTTCGGGTCGTTCATTACATATATCACCATTCCGTTTCAGGTCGCGAAGATCACCGACAACCCGCTCATGGTCGGGCTCATCGGGGTCTGCGAACTCGTTCCGCTGCTCTTCATGGCCTTCGTCGGCGGTGCCCTCGCCGACTATGTCGACCGGCGCATCCTCGTCGTCGGCGGCGAGATCGCACAGATGGCGATGACCGGCTTCCTGCTCCTCAACGCCATCCTCGGCAAGCCGCAGCTCTGGCTCCTCTTCGTCGTCGCGGCGCTCTCGGCGGCGATCGACGGGCTGCAGCGGCCCGCACTCGAAGGGCTCACCCCGCGCCTCGTCCCGATGGAGGACATTCCCGCGGCGAGCGCGCTCAACTCGTTCCGGATGCAGATCGCCTCGCTCGGCGCCCCGGCGGCGGCCGGGCTGCTCATCGCGGTCTTCGGCGCCGGACCCGGTCTCGGCTGGGTCTACGGCATCGACCTCGCGACCTTCGCCGTCGGCCTCGCCTGCCTGGCCCTGATGAAGGCGGTCCCACCCCCGGAGGCAGCCGACAGGCCGTCGTTGCGCAGTGTCATGACCGGTCTCCGGTACGCCAAGAACCGCCCCGAGCTGATGGGGACCTATCTCGTCGACATCAACGCGATGTTCTTCGGCATGCCGCAGGCCCTCTACCCCTTCTTCGCCCAGAAGCTCGGCGGACCTGCCGTGCTGGGCCTGCTCTACGCCGCACCGAGCGCCGGGTCGATGCTCGCCACGCTCACCTCGGGCTGGACCAAGCGGATCCACCGGCACGGCCTCGCGGTGATCATCGCGGCGGGCCTGTGGGGCGTCGGGATCATCGTCTTCGGGCTCTCCCACTCGCTCTGGCTCGCCATCGTGGGACTGCTGCTCGCCGGGGCCGCCGACATGATCTCCGGTATCTTCCGCTCGACGATCTGGAACCAGACCATCCCCGACCACCTGCGCGGACGGCTCGCCGGGATCGAGATGATCTCCTACACGACGGGACCGCTGCTCGGCGGCGTACGCAGTGGCGGCATGGCGAGGTTCGTCGGCATCGGCGGGTCCGTCGTCTGGGGCGGCGTGCTCTGCATCATCGGCACCGTGGCGTTGGCGGCGGCACTGCCCAAGTTCCTCGCGTACGACGGCCGCGACGGCATCCTGCGCAAACAGGAGGAGGAAGCCGCCAGGGCCGAACTCGTCGCCACCCAGTAGGCCCGGCATGACGAAAGGCCCCAGCGTGAGCTGGGGCCTTTCGTTGTGGAGCCGCCTAACGGAATCGAACCGTTGACCTTCTCATTACGAGTGAGACGCTCTACCGACTGAGCTAAGGCGGCAACGGTAAGCGAGTCTACGCGACGCCTGACCGATCTTCCTAACGGGTTCCCCGCCACGCCGCCCGACCCCTCGAAGATCGCACCTTCTTGGGGGAAAACGGTGTGATCAAGCAGCTTGATCACACCGTTTTCCCCCAAGAAGGTGCGATCAAGGCGCCAGCCAACGGGTGATCAACAAGTGGCGGCGGCACTAGCCAACCGGCAGGTAGTCTGTGGGCGTGTCTGGGGAGCAAATGCCTGAGGTGAAGCCGCTCGATCCGCCCATGGTGCCGTTCGTGCTGGGCGGCATGGCGATCTGGGTGCTGGCCGGGCTCGTCTGCTGGCTCGCCGACGCCCCCACGAGCTGGATCTGGATCTGCGTGGCGGGCTTCGTCGTCGCTCTGCCGGGCCTCGGCCTGATGGTCGTGCACGACCGCAACCGCCGCATCCGGCGGTCGCGGGACGCTCAGACCGACTCGACCGCGTTGTCGTCGTAGATCGTCGGGAGCTCCTCGACGGGCGGCACGACGTCCATGAAGATCTCGGAGTGCGCGCCGCAGCCGTGGTCGAGCGAGACGACCCGGCCGTCGTCGGGGGCGTAGACGTTGCCGCAGACGCCGAAGGCCTGGCGCATGGAACCGGCCATCATCAGCATGAACCCGCACGAGACGCAGCGCGCGGTGCGCGGCGCGGCCTCGGCGATGGGCGCGTTGGGGCCGTGATCGCCCTCATACCACCGGGCGGCGGTGTCCTCGCGGCCCTCCTTGCTCATCACCCGGGGGCGGCCGAGGCCGAGCTCCCAGGTCTCGTCGTCGACACCGGGGTCGTCGGAGAGCAGGTAGCCCTGCGTCAGCCGCTCGTCGTCGGGCGCGGTGGGGAGCAGGTCGCCGATGCCGAGGTCGCCGGGGCGCAGGCGCTCCTCCCACGGCAGCCAACCCGGCGCGAGCAGCGCGTCGGAGCCGGGGAGCAGGACCGTCTCGCAGACGGTGACCTGCTTGGAGCGGGGCGCACGGGTCACCGTGACGGCCCACAGCCAGCCCCGATAGCCGGCGAGACCGCAGGTGAAGTGGTGGGTGACGAGGCGCTCGCCTTCGGCGATCACCTCGAGGTGGTCGCCGACCTGATCGTCGTCCGCAGCGGTGATCGCAGCGCGCGCGACATCCACCGCATCTGCACATGCCTGGTCGAGACGAGCGGAACGGGCGGCAGTCCTGGTCACATGGACATTCTTCCCCATGGGTAGCCACGCCGCACAGCGGGGATCTGCTTTCGTTGCATAAGGATCTGTGTCAACATGCGGCGCATGGCGATGACACTCGACGGTTACTTCGAGATCAGTGCTCGCGGCTCAACGTTGTCCCGCGAAGTTCGTGGTGGCTTGGCCACCTTCTTCACGATGGCTTACATCGTGGTGCTCAATCCGCTCATCCTCGGCGGCGGCAAGGACAAGTTCGGCGCGACGCTCGATCCGGTCGCGGTTGCTGCCGCGACCGCGCTGGTCGCGGGCCTGATGACCATCCTGATGGGTACGCTGGCCCGCTTCCCCCTGGCGCTCGCCGCGGGCCTCGGGGTCAATGCGATGGTCGCCTACGAGATCGCGCCGAAGATGACGTGGGCCGATGCGATGGGCCTCGTCGTCATCGAGGGCCTCATCATCGGCGTGCTCGTCCTGACCGGGCTGCGGGAGAAGATCTTCCACAGCGTCCCGGCACAGTTGAAGATCGCGATCGGGGTCGGCATCGGCCTCTTCCTGACCGTGATCGGTTTCGTGGACGCCGGGTTCGTCCGCAGCACCATGCAGTCGAGCGGTCCGCCGATCGGGCTGGGCGTCGGCGGCCGGATCATCACCTGGCCGGGCCTCGTCTTCGTGCTGGGCCTGCTCTTCACGATCGTGCTGGTGGTCCGGAAGGTCAAGGCGGCGATCCTCATCGGCATCGCGGTCTCCACGGTGCTGGCGATCATCGTCGAGGCCTTCGCCAAGGTGGGGTCGTCGCTGGGCGGATCGAAGCCTGCGGGGTGGAGCCTCAACGTGCCGTCGTGGCCCGACAAGGTCTTCGACCTGCCCGATCTCTCCCTGCTCGGCAAGTTCAGCCTGCTGGGCTCGTGGCAGGAGGCCGGCTTCATCGTCGCGGTGATGTTCGTCTTCACGCTGCTGCTGACGGACTTCTTCGACACGATGGGCACCATGGTCGCGGTCGGGCAGCAGGCGGGTCCCGAGGGCGGTCTCATCGGCCCGGACGGGATGCCGCCGCGGACGCGGGAGATCCTGCTCGTCGACTCGGTGGCGGCGGCGGCCGGCGGGGCGGCGAGTGTGTCGAGCAACACCTCTTACATCGAGAGCGCGTCGGGGGTCGCCGAGGGTGCCCGGACCGGTGTCGCCAACCTGGTGACGGGCGCGCTGTTCCTGCTGGCGATGTTCGTGGCGCCGCTGGTGCTCGTCGTGCCCTTCGAGGCGGCCTCGGTGGCGCTGGTCGTCGTCGGGTTCCTGATGATGAGCAGCATCAAGCTCATCGACTGGGCGGACTACGAGATCGCGATCCCGGCCTTCCTGGCGATCGTGATCATGCCGTTCACGTACTCCATCTCCAACGGCATCGGCGCGGGCGTCATCGCGTACACCCTGATTAAGCTGGTGCGTGGCAAGGCGCGCGAGGTGCCGACGCTGCTCTGGGTTGTCTCAGCTCTGTTCGTCGTCTATTTCGCCCGCGGCGCGATCGAAGCAGTGATCAACTAAGCGTAAGGGGCCTGTGGCCCGTATTGCCCTTTCATTAGCCAGGCTTATTAGCTAACCTAAGTATCGTGACGGAGTTGCCGGTGATGGCTGAGGAAACGACCGCGACAGAGCTCGCAGTCTCGCTTCGGGATGCCATCCTCCGGCTCAACCGGCGGGTCCGACAGGCCCGCCCGGTCGGCGATCTCACGGTTACCCAGCTCAGCGCACTCGCCAGCCTGGAGCTCGCCGGGGCAATGACGCCTCGCGAGCTCGCTGACGTCGAGCGCGTCCAGCCACCCACGATGACCAAGATCGTGGCGAAGCTGGAGGAGCGCGGCCTGGTCCAGCGCACCCCGCACCCGACCGACGGGCGGCAGGTCATCCTGTCCGCGACCGATGTCGGGCGCGAGATCCACGATCAGTTCGAACGGTTACGCGATGAATGGCTGGCCGCTCGCCTCGCCGAGCTGACCCCGGAGGAACGCGGCGTTCTCACGAGCGCCGCGTCGATCCTGGGACGGATCGCGCGAGGCTGAGCACCTCCGTCCGCTGAGAAGACGAGACGCAGCGGAGGCAAGAAGCGGTGAAGGCCATGTTCAGGTCACTACAGGTGCGCAACTACCGCCTCTTCGCCACCAACCAGCTCATCAAGCTCATCGGTACGTGGATGATGGTGATCGCGCAGGACTGGCTGGTCCTGCACCTCACCAATGACAGCGCCACGGCTCTCGGCATCGTGATGGCCCTGCAGTTCGTGCCCGCCGCCCTGCTCACCCTGCCGGGTGGCCGCCTCGCCGACCGCTACGACAAGCGCAAGATCCTGCTCTTCGCCAACGGCCTCTGGTCGGGGCTGGCGATCATCTTCGCGATCCTCGTCGCCTCCGGTGGCGCCGTGCTCTGGCACGTCTACCTCTTCGCCCTGCTCATGGGCATCGCCCAGGCGATCGAGACCCCGGTCCGCCAGGCCTTCGTCAGCGAACTGGTCGGCACCCCGCTGCTGCCCAACGCGCTGTCGCTCTCGGCCGCGGCCTTCAACACCGCCCGGATCGTCGGCCCCGCCATCGCCGGTGTCGGCATCGCGCTGCTCGGCATGGGTCCGATCTTCGTGATCAGCGCCGTCGTCTCGGCCTGCACCCTGATCGGCCTGGTGCGGCTGCGCCCGGACGAGCTCTACCGGGCCGATCTGCGTACCGGTGACGACCGCGTCGACGCCCGCATCCTCGACGGCATCACCTATGTCTGGCGCCGTCCGGACCTGCGGCTGCCACTGATCCTGATGGGCGTCATCGGCTTCGCCGGCTTCAACTTCCAGCTCACCCTCGCCGCGCTCGCCAGGACCGTCTTCAACACCGGTGCCGCCGCCTTCGGCCTCTTCACCACGGCCCTGGCGATCGGGGCACTCGGCGGAGCGCTCGCCGGCACCCTGCGTAAGGGCCGCCCGTCGGTCTACCTGCTGCTCGGCGCGGCGATCGCCTTCAGCGCCTTCGAGATCATCGTCGGCATCGCCACCTCCTACTGGGTGGTGGTCGGGCTGCTCGTGATCACCGGCTTCTTCATGGTGCTCTTCGCCCAGGCCTCCAACCAGCGCGTACAGCTCGGCACCGACGCGGCCTTCCGCGGCCGGGTCATGTCGCTCTACGTCCTGGTCTTCCTCGGCACCGCGCCGATCTCCGCGCCGGTCATCGGCTGGGTCGCCGAGCACGTCGGTGCGTCGGCCAGCATCTGGCTGGGCGGTGCGGTCTCGCTCGCCGCCGCGCTGGTCGCGCTCGCCTGGCAGTTGCGCCACGCCGGCGACAAGCTCCATCTCCAGGTACGCCCGACGCCCCGCCTCTACGTCACCCCGGCGCCCGTCCCCGAGCGGGTCCTCGTCGCGGCTGCCTCGTAATGTCGGACCCGGCTGGTTGGGTGACGGGTATGGAGACGCAATCACTGCTGGCGTGCCTCGACGCCGACTTCCGCCGCCTGCGCGAACTCGCCGACGGCGACCTCACCGCCAAGGTGCCGACCTGTCCGGAGTGGACGCAGGGCGACCTCGTCGACCACGTGGCCCACGTCTATCTGCACAAGGCCGAGTCGATGCGGCTGGGTGCCCGGCCGCGGTCGTGGCCGCCGGAGCCGTCAGGTGAGCCGGAGGCGGTCTTCCTCGCCCGGACCTACGCCGAGATGCTCGCCCAGTTCGAGCAGCGCTCACCGGCCGACCACGCGGTCACCTGGTTCACTCCCGACCAGACCGTCGGCTTCTGGATCCGCCGGATGGCGCAGGAGACCGTGATCCACCGCATCGACGCCGAGCTGGCGGCGGGCGTCGAGTCCCAGCCCGTGCCGGCCGACCTCGCCGTGGACGGCATCGACGAGGTGCTGCACAGCTTCCTGGCGTTCAGCTCGACGGAGTGGGCGGAAGATTACGCCGACTCCCAGGCCGATCTGGACGGCAGCGTCGTGGGCCTCGACACGGGGACCGCCGCGTGGCTCGTCACGCTCGGTCCCGGCGCGATCGTGGTGACCGAGGCGGCGAGCGGTGACGGGCTCGCACCGGCGGCGGCCGTCGTGCGCGCGGACCCCGAGGCGATGCTCCGGTGGCTCTGGCGGCGGGCCGACGACTGGGTTGTCGACATCGATGGCGATCGTGACGTGGTGGGCCGCTTGCGCCGGTTGCTCCGCGTTGCGACGCAGTAAGGACAGTCTATGAGAGACAGTCGCAAATTCGTAGCGATCACTTCACTTCCTGATTAAGCTCTGTTGACGTGGAGGTGATCCGGGCCCTGGAGCTGGCACTCGCGCTGATCGCGCTGGTCACGCTCCCCTGCGCCATCGCTGCGGTGATCTGCGCCGACGAAGCCATCGAGGCGTTCCGCGCCTCCGTGCGGCGACGTCGCGAGCGGTGGAGCGAGCAGCGGGTGCTGGGTCGGCTGGAGCGTTCGTTCGGGCAGCCCCGGCAGAGCTTCCCGCCGGTGAGCCAGCTCCTCGCGATGGTCTCGGCGAGCAGTTCGTCGGCCGACGACACCTCGCCCGGCGGCTGGCATGCGATCCCGGCCGCCCTGCGTTCCAGCGCGTCCGGCCTGCTGCGGGTGCTCCCGGGTGCGCGCAGCGCGCCCGTCGCGGAGCCCGAGCCGGAGCCCGAGGTCGTGGCGCTCCCCTTCGAGCAGGTGGCGGAGGAGATCCGCCGACTGCGCGCCGAGCGGCTCGCCATCGGCGCCCGCGACGACGAGCGGCGGAGCCCCGTCGACCATGCCTATGACCTTCGGCTCCGCGAGGCCTGCCGTGCCCTCGGCATCACCGAGCACCTCGCCGAGCTGGACGACATTGACCACGAGATCGAAATTGTCCGAATCGAGGGTGAATTGATCGACGCCGGAATGCGCATCCGATGAGGCTCTTCGTCGCGGTCTATCCGCCCCAGGAGCTCGCCGCCGATCTGTCGTCGCTCGTCGAGACGCTGGCCCTCGGCCGGCGTGCCGCCGAGGGCGCCCATGTGAAGCTCAGCCCGGTCGAGCACTGGCATGTGACCGTCGCCTTCCTCGGCGAGGTCGACGACGACCGGCTGCCCGATGTCACCGAGGCTCTGGAGAAGGCCCTCGCCTCCTGGCGGGTCGAGCGGGCGGCGCTGCCGACGCTCCGGCTCTCCGGCGGCGGACGGTTCAACCAGGGCGCGTCCACGGTCCTGTGGGCCGGGCTGCACGGTGACGTCGCCTCGCTGACCTCGCTCGCGTCGGCGGTGAGCACCCAGCTCAAGCGGGCCGGGCTGCCGACCGACCCGAAGCCGTTCCGCCCGCACCTCACCCTCGGTCGACCCGGTGATCAGCTCACCTCCGCCGAGGTCGAGTCCGACCTGGCGAAGCTCGGCGCGCACGCCGGTCCATCCTGGACGGTCGACGAGCTCGTCCTGGTCCGCAGCCACCTGGACCCCGAGCCGCGCTACGAGCAGCTCACCGTCCTCCCCCTCGCCGCCTGACCCACGTTTCAGGACCAACTCTTGAAGAGTTGCGTCTTTTAGGTGACACCAAAACGCCGCAACTCTTGAAGAGTTGCGGCGATCTTGGTTGGCGAGCTGGAGCGGGTGCTCAGCTGCTCTCGCGGGCGGCGGGTGCGCCGCCGAAGAGAACGTCGTCCCAGCTCGGCAGGCGCTTGCGCGGCTTGTCGCCGGTCTCGGTCGTCGTGGTGCGGCGCGGGCGCAGCACCGCGAGCGACGGCACGGCCGGGATCTCCTTGGGCGCGTCGGGCTCGTCGTCGAAGGCCGAACCCTGACCACCGATCATCGCCGCCGCACCACCGCTGAGCGCGCGGCGCGGTGCATCGGTGGTGGCGTCGAGCCCGCGGCCCGG
It contains:
- a CDS encoding maleylpyruvate isomerase family mycothiol-dependent enzyme, with product METQSLLACLDADFRRLRELADGDLTAKVPTCPEWTQGDLVDHVAHVYLHKAESMRLGARPRSWPPEPSGEPEAVFLARTYAEMLAQFEQRSPADHAVTWFTPDQTVGFWIRRMAQETVIHRIDAELAAGVESQPVPADLAVDGIDEVLHSFLAFSSTEWAEDYADSQADLDGSVVGLDTGTAAWLVTLGPGAIVVTEAASGDGLAPAAAVVRADPEAMLRWLWRRADDWVVDIDGDRDVVGRLRRLLRVATQ
- a CDS encoding MFS transporter, which gives rise to MFRSLQVRNYRLFATNQLIKLIGTWMMVIAQDWLVLHLTNDSATALGIVMALQFVPAALLTLPGGRLADRYDKRKILLFANGLWSGLAIIFAILVASGGAVLWHVYLFALLMGIAQAIETPVRQAFVSELVGTPLLPNALSLSAAAFNTARIVGPAIAGVGIALLGMGPIFVISAVVSACTLIGLVRLRPDELYRADLRTGDDRVDARILDGITYVWRRPDLRLPLILMGVIGFAGFNFQLTLAALARTVFNTGAAAFGLFTTALAIGALGGALAGTLRKGRPSVYLLLGAAIAFSAFEIIVGIATSYWVVVGLLVITGFFMVLFAQASNQRVQLGTDAAFRGRVMSLYVLVFLGTAPISAPVIGWVAEHVGASASIWLGGAVSLAAALVALAWQLRHAGDKLHLQVRPTPRLYVTPAPVPERVLVAAAS
- a CDS encoding MFS transporter gives rise to the protein MSRRFAMDLSPLKRYRDFRLLFIALSVSSFGSFITYITIPFQVAKITDNPLMVGLIGVCELVPLLFMAFVGGALADYVDRRILVVGGEIAQMAMTGFLLLNAILGKPQLWLLFVVAALSAAIDGLQRPALEGLTPRLVPMEDIPAASALNSFRMQIASLGAPAAAGLLIAVFGAGPGLGWVYGIDLATFAVGLACLALMKAVPPPEAADRPSLRSVMTGLRYAKNRPELMGTYLVDINAMFFGMPQALYPFFAQKLGGPAVLGLLYAAPSAGSMLATLTSGWTKRIHRHGLAVIIAAGLWGVGIIVFGLSHSLWLAIVGLLLAGAADMISGIFRSTIWNQTIPDHLRGRLAGIEMISYTTGPLLGGVRSGGMARFVGIGGSVVWGGVLCIIGTVALAAALPKFLAYDGRDGILRKQEEEAARAELVATQ
- a CDS encoding NCS2 family permease; the protein is MAMTLDGYFEISARGSTLSREVRGGLATFFTMAYIVVLNPLILGGGKDKFGATLDPVAVAAATALVAGLMTILMGTLARFPLALAAGLGVNAMVAYEIAPKMTWADAMGLVVIEGLIIGVLVLTGLREKIFHSVPAQLKIAIGVGIGLFLTVIGFVDAGFVRSTMQSSGPPIGLGVGGRIITWPGLVFVLGLLFTIVLVVRKVKAAILIGIAVSTVLAIIVEAFAKVGSSLGGSKPAGWSLNVPSWPDKVFDLPDLSLLGKFSLLGSWQEAGFIVAVMFVFTLLLTDFFDTMGTMVAVGQQAGPEGGLIGPDGMPPRTREILLVDSVAAAAGGAASVSSNTSYIESASGVAEGARTGVANLVTGALFLLAMFVAPLVLVVPFEAASVALVVVGFLMMSSIKLIDWADYEIAIPAFLAIVIMPFTYSISNGIGAGVIAYTLIKLVRGKAREVPTLLWVVSALFVVYFARGAIEAVIN
- a CDS encoding DUF3027 domain-containing protein gives rise to the protein MGKNVHVTRTAARSARLDQACADAVDVARAAITAADDDQVGDHLEVIAEGERLVTHHFTCGLAGYRGWLWAVTVTRAPRSKQVTVCETVLLPGSDALLAPGWLPWEERLRPGDLGIGDLLPTAPDDERLTQGYLLSDDPGVDDETWELGLGRPRVMSKEGREDTAARWYEGDHGPNAPIAEAAPRTARCVSCGFMLMMAGSMRQAFGVCGNVYAPDDGRVVSLDHGCGAHSEIFMDVVPPVEELPTIYDDNAVESV
- the thpR gene encoding RNA 2',3'-cyclic phosphodiesterase — protein: MRLFVAVYPPQELAADLSSLVETLALGRRAAEGAHVKLSPVEHWHVTVAFLGEVDDDRLPDVTEALEKALASWRVERAALPTLRLSGGGRFNQGASTVLWAGLHGDVASLTSLASAVSTQLKRAGLPTDPKPFRPHLTLGRPGDQLTSAEVESDLAKLGAHAGPSWTVDELVLVRSHLDPEPRYEQLTVLPLAA
- a CDS encoding DUF2530 domain-containing protein, which encodes MSGEQMPEVKPLDPPMVPFVLGGMAIWVLAGLVCWLADAPTSWIWICVAGFVVALPGLGLMVVHDRNRRIRRSRDAQTDSTALSS
- a CDS encoding MarR family transcriptional regulator, which produces MTELPVMAEETTATELAVSLRDAILRLNRRVRQARPVGDLTVTQLSALASLELAGAMTPRELADVERVQPPTMTKIVAKLEERGLVQRTPHPTDGRQVILSATDVGREIHDQFERLRDEWLAARLAELTPEERGVLTSAASILGRIARG
- a CDS encoding MDR family MFS transporter gives rise to the protein MTRPGVQLSKRQLYWLLAGLMLAMLLAALDQTIVGTALPTIVGELGGLSHYSWVVTAYLLASTASTPLYGKISDLYGRRPVLLFAIGMFLLGSLLAGLSQNMTQLIIFRGVQGLGAGGLMTLAFTIVSDVVPPRERGRYQGFFGAVFGVSSVAGPLVGGYFAEHNWRWIFYINLPLGIIALILCNQVLRHVNVPHRQHKIDWLGAAAMVAGVSCLLLALSWGGSEYAWGSPTIITLFVAGAILSALFIYIETKAVEPILPLRLFKNRTFSLSNAASFVVGFAMFGSIIYIPLYLQIVKGATPTASGLLMLPMMAGIIFTSIIVGAATAKIGRYKWFPVVGIATMAVGLFLFSHLKVTSPLWVSFIYMVVVGIGLGMSMQTLILGLQNAIDPKDLGAGTSTSTFFRSLGGSFGVAILGTVLNNNLATKLADAMPAALQQLPADIAARFKDQVITIASPAQIKLLPGPLRNAVETALTGSLHPVFLISSLVAAVGVLIALGIPDLKLRSGPPPVSVNEPDDDVDSDADSQAAEAAAHTQTMM